A region from the Bradyrhizobium erythrophlei genome encodes:
- a CDS encoding amino acid ABC transporter permease — protein sequence MTAGDVLAIFQGALVTVTLSLIGILIGLPIGLGLALLRWANVPVLAGMVAVYVSMLRATPLVTLLLLLFFALPNIGVPIGPVSAAILALVMNTSAFNCEVWRAALVNFPKDQYEAAQSVGMRAGLRFRRIVLPQIVRVSLPGLVNEMSLLIKVTPVLAVVGVVDITRAAVRIGAQTYEPLPPFLVAVALYAPIVFALVSLQRWIERRQLAAEVAA from the coding sequence ATGACCGCTGGCGATGTCCTGGCGATCTTTCAGGGTGCCCTGGTGACGGTGACACTGTCGCTGATCGGCATCCTGATCGGTCTGCCGATCGGATTGGGCCTGGCGCTGCTGCGCTGGGCCAACGTTCCGGTACTGGCGGGGATGGTTGCGGTATATGTCAGCATGCTGCGCGCGACGCCGCTCGTGACGCTGCTGCTTCTGCTGTTTTTTGCGCTGCCGAATATCGGTGTTCCGATCGGTCCGGTGTCGGCCGCGATTCTGGCCCTGGTCATGAATACGTCGGCATTCAACTGCGAGGTCTGGCGGGCGGCGCTGGTGAACTTCCCGAAGGACCAATATGAGGCGGCCCAGTCGGTGGGGATGCGCGCCGGGCTGCGCTTTCGCAGGATCGTGCTGCCGCAGATCGTGCGGGTCAGCCTGCCGGGGCTTGTCAACGAGATGTCGCTGCTGATCAAGGTCACGCCGGTGCTTGCCGTCGTCGGGGTCGTCGACATCACACGGGCGGCGGTGCGGATCGGCGCCCAGACCTACGAGCCGCTGCCGCCTTTCCTGGTCGCGGTCGCACTCTACGCGCCGATCGTGTTCGCGCTGGTCTCGTTGCAGCGCTGGATCGAGCGTCGTCAGCTCGCGGCCGAGGTCGCCGCATGA